The following is a genomic window from Mycobacterium parmense.
TCGCGCTGGTGGCCATGTTCCACGTCTGGTTCGGCCGGGTCTCCGGCGGGGTGGATGTCTTCCTGGCGCTGTCGGGCTTCTTCTTCGGCGGCAAGATCCTGCGCGCCGCCCTCGACCCGGCCGTCTCGCTGTCCGTGGTGACCGAGGTGATCCGGCTGGTGCGGCGGCTGGTTCCGGCGCTGGTCGTGGTGCTCGCGGGGTGCGCGGTGCTCACCATCGTGGTGCAACCGCAGACCCGCTGGGAGACCTTCGCCGACCAGAGCCTGGCCAGCCTCGGGTACTACCAGAACTGGGAGCTCGCCAACACCGCATCGGACTATCTGCGGGCCGGCGAGGCCGTCAGCCCGTTGCAGCACATCTGGTCGATGTCGGTGCAGGGCCAGTTCTACGTCGCCTTCCTGCTGCTGGTGGCCGGGTGCGCCCACCTGGTCCGGCAGCGGTCACGCGCCCGGTTGCGCACGCTGTTCCTGGTGGTCCTCTCGGTGCTCACGGTGGCGTCGTTCGGGTATGCGATAGTCGCGCACCAGGTCAACCAGGCGACCGCCTACTACAACAGCTTCGCGCGGGGCTGGGAGCTGCTGCTGGGCGCGCTGGTCGGTGCGCTGGTGCCGTCCGTTCGCTGGTCTGCGCGGCTGCGCACGGTGCTGGCGACCGCGGCGCTGGCCGTCATCTTGTCCTGCGGGGCGCTGATCGACGGGGTGCGCGAATTCCCCGGACCGTGGACGCTGGTGCCGGTCGGGGCGAGCATGCTGATGATTCTCGCCGGGGCCAACCTGGGCGGCTCGGGCGCACAGATGCCGCTGCCCAACCGGCTGTTGGCCGCCAAGCCGCTGGTCGCCCTGGGCGCGATGGCGTACTCGCTCTACCTGTGGCACTGGCCCTTGCTGATCTTCTGGCTCTCCTACACCGGCCACCGGCACGCCGACTTCGTCGAGGGCACGGCCCTGCTGCTGGTGTCCGGCGTGCTGGCCCACCTGACCACCAAGCATGTCGAGAACCCGTTGCGCTACCGCGTCTCGGCGAAGCCGGCGCCCCCGGCGGTCCCGTGGTCGGCGCGGGTGCCCAGGCCCACGATGGCCCTGGGCTCGACGATCATCCTGCTCGGCGTCACGCTCACGGCGACCTCGTTCACGTGGCGTGAGCACGTCACGGTCCTGCGTGCCGCCGGCAAGGAACTCAGCGTGCTCAACCCGCAGGACTACCCGGGCGCCCGCGCGCTGACCGAGCACGTGCGGGTGCCCAAGCTGCCGATGCGGCCTACGGTCCTCGAGGTCAAGGACGACCTGCCCGCCTCCACGCGCGACGGCTGCATCAGCGACTTCGTCAATCCGACGGTGGTCAACTGCAGTTACGGGGACCTGAGCGCCACCCGCACCGTCGCCCTGGCCGGCGGGTCGCACGCCGAACACTGGCTGCCCGCGCTGGACGCGCTCGGCACCATGCACCACTTCAAGGTCGTGACGTATCTGAAGATGGGCTGCCCGCTGTCCACCGAGGAAGTCCCCCTGATCATGGGCAACAACGCCGCCTACCCGCAGTGCCGCGAGTGGGTCCAGCGCACCATGGCCAAGCTCGTCGAGGACCGGCCCGACTATGTCTTCACGACGTCGACCCGACCGTGGAACATCAAACCCGGCGACGTGATGCCGGCGACCTATATCGGCATTTGGCAGACGTTGTCCGACAACAACATTCCGATCCTCGCCATGCGTGACACCCCGTGGCTGGTCGAACACGGCAAGCCGCTGGACCCCGCCGACTGCCTGGCCAAGGGCGGTGACGCGCAGTCCTGTGGGGTCAAGCGTTCCGACGTGCTGGCCGACCGCAATCCCACGCTCGATTTCGTCGGCCAGTTCCCGCTGCTCAAGCCGCTCGACATGTCCGACGCGATTTGCCGTCCCGACTTCTGCCGCGCGGTCGAGGGCAACGTGCTGATCTATCACGGCGCCCACCACCTGTCCCCCACCTACGTGCGGACCATGACCACCGAACTGGGCCGTCAGATCGCCGCCGTCACCGGCTGGTGGTGAGCTTCGCGTTCGCCGGGCGCCGATAAGGTCGTGTGATGCCGAACAACAATCCTGCATCGGGCGCAGGCGCTGCCGGTAGTCAACGACCCAAGCTGGCGAAGGTATGGCCGGGCACGCCCTACCCGCTCGGGTCCTCCTACGACGGGGCCGGCACCAACTTCTCGCTGTTCTCCGAGATCGCCGAGAAGGTCGAGCTGTGCCTGATCGACGACAGCGGCGGCGAGTCGCGTATCCCCATCGAGGAGGTCGACGGATTCGTCTGGCACGCGTATCTGCCTAACATCACGCCCGGTCAGCGCTACGGGTTTCGCGTGTACGGTCCCTTCGACCCCCGGGCCGGCCACCGCTGCGACCCGAGCAAGCTCCTGCTCGATCCGTACGGCAAGGCCTTCCACGGCGATTTCGACTTCAGCCAGGCCCTGTACTCCTACGACCTCGAGGCGGTCAACCCGGACAGCGCTGACACGGCCGACCCCGGCACCCCGCCCATGGTCGACTCGCTGGGCCACACCATGACCAGCGTCGTCATCAATCCCTTCTTCGACTGGGCCTTCGACCGATCGCCCAACACGCCCTACCACGAGACCGTCATCTACGAGGCCCACGTCAAGGGCATGACCCAGAACCATCCCGGCATCCCCGAGGAACTACGCGGCACCTACGCGGGGCTGGCCCACCCGGTGGTCATCGACCACCTCAAGTCGCTCAACGTCACCGCCATCGAGCTGATGCCGGTGCACCAATTCATGCACGATTCGCGGCTGCTTGATCTGGGGTTGCGAAACTACTGGGGCTACAACACCTTTGGCTATTTCGCCCCGCACAACTCGTATGCGGCCAACCGTAAGTCCAGCGTTCCCGAGTTCAAGTCGATGGTGCGCAGCTTCCACGAGGCCGGCATCGAGGTCATCCTCGACGTGGTCTACAACCACACCGCTGAGGGCAACCACCTCGGCCCCACCATCAACTTCCGCGGCATCGACAACGCCGCCTATTACCGGCTCGTCGACACCGACCTGCGACTGTACAAGGACTACACGGGCACCGGTAACAGCCTCAACCCCCGCCACCCGCACGTCCTGCAGCTGATCATGGATTCGCTGCGCTACTGGGTGCTCGAGATGCACGTCGACGGGTTCCGCTTCGACCTGGCCGCCACGCTGGCCCGCGAGCTGCACGACGTCGACCGGCTGAGCGCGTTCTTCGATCTGGTGCAGCAGGATCCGGTGATCAGCCAGGTGAAGCTGATCGCCGAACCGTGGGACGTCGGCGAGGGCGGCTACCAGGTGGGGAACTTCCCGGGTTTGTGGACCGAGTGGAACGGGAAGTATCGCGATACTGTGCGTGACTACTGGCGGGGCGAGCCCGCAACACTCGGCGAGTTCGCGTCCCGGCTGACCGGGTCGTCGGACCTGTACGAGGCGACCGGTCGGCGCCCCAGTG
Proteins encoded in this region:
- a CDS encoding acyltransferase family protein yields the protein MSLLTPPHPPAAVAARASAPVKEASATSFYRHDLDGLRGIAIALVAMFHVWFGRVSGGVDVFLALSGFFFGGKILRAALDPAVSLSVVTEVIRLVRRLVPALVVVLAGCAVLTIVVQPQTRWETFADQSLASLGYYQNWELANTASDYLRAGEAVSPLQHIWSMSVQGQFYVAFLLLVAGCAHLVRQRSRARLRTLFLVVLSVLTVASFGYAIVAHQVNQATAYYNSFARGWELLLGALVGALVPSVRWSARLRTVLATAALAVILSCGALIDGVREFPGPWTLVPVGASMLMILAGANLGGSGAQMPLPNRLLAAKPLVALGAMAYSLYLWHWPLLIFWLSYTGHRHADFVEGTALLLVSGVLAHLTTKHVENPLRYRVSAKPAPPAVPWSARVPRPTMALGSTIILLGVTLTATSFTWREHVTVLRAAGKELSVLNPQDYPGARALTEHVRVPKLPMRPTVLEVKDDLPASTRDGCISDFVNPTVVNCSYGDLSATRTVALAGGSHAEHWLPALDALGTMHHFKVVTYLKMGCPLSTEEVPLIMGNNAAYPQCREWVQRTMAKLVEDRPDYVFTTSTRPWNIKPGDVMPATYIGIWQTLSDNNIPILAMRDTPWLVEHGKPLDPADCLAKGGDAQSCGVKRSDVLADRNPTLDFVGQFPLLKPLDMSDAICRPDFCRAVEGNVLIYHGAHHLSPTYVRTMTTELGRQIAAVTGWW
- the glgX gene encoding glycogen debranching protein GlgX, which produces MPNNNPASGAGAAGSQRPKLAKVWPGTPYPLGSSYDGAGTNFSLFSEIAEKVELCLIDDSGGESRIPIEEVDGFVWHAYLPNITPGQRYGFRVYGPFDPRAGHRCDPSKLLLDPYGKAFHGDFDFSQALYSYDLEAVNPDSADTADPGTPPMVDSLGHTMTSVVINPFFDWAFDRSPNTPYHETVIYEAHVKGMTQNHPGIPEELRGTYAGLAHPVVIDHLKSLNVTAIELMPVHQFMHDSRLLDLGLRNYWGYNTFGYFAPHNSYAANRKSSVPEFKSMVRSFHEAGIEVILDVVYNHTAEGNHLGPTINFRGIDNAAYYRLVDTDLRLYKDYTGTGNSLNPRHPHVLQLIMDSLRYWVLEMHVDGFRFDLAATLARELHDVDRLSAFFDLVQQDPVISQVKLIAEPWDVGEGGYQVGNFPGLWTEWNGKYRDTVRDYWRGEPATLGEFASRLTGSSDLYEATGRRPSASINFVTAHDGFTLNDLVSYNEKHNMANGEDNRDGESHNRSWNCGVEGPTDDPDILALRSRQMRNFWATLMVSQGTPMIAHGDEIGRTQNGNNNVYCQDSELSWVDWSLVDKNSDLLAFARKVTTLRKRHPVFRRRRFFEGEPIRTGDDVRDIAWLTTGGQEMTHEDWGKSLHKCVAVFLNGDAITAPNARGERVSDDSFLLCFNADERPLDFVLPPADYAQEWTVELDTNNPVGDADQVVNAEEEITVPSRSLLLLRKTL